The nucleotide sequence atttttgCTACCTGAATGCTCAGAGGAGAAAAACCGTGTGTTAAGTGAACTGTGAGCAACCTGTTCCTTAATTCAGCACAGATTCATTTTGATAAATCTTGTCCCAAACTGCCTTAAGCTCTCTCCAAGGAAGAGAGCAAACTGATGTATTGTGTGACATAACTTACTGCTCTTTCAGGTTGCCCTACGACTACTGGAGAAGGAAGTGCTCGATAAAAGTGATATGCTAGACCTGCTTGGCCCGAGACCGTTTGCAGAAAAGTCCACTTACGAAGAATTTGTCGAAGGTACAGGAAGCTTGGATGAGGATACTTCACTGCCAGAAGGCCTTAAAGACTGGAACAAAGATcgagaaaaagagaaggaggagacaACAGATGAACAGGTCGCTAGGCAGATCAGCGGAGGGATCCCCTTTTAACTGCAACGTGTGCGGTGATGCTGACTTGCACTCTGGAAGAGAAATAAACTCACCTCGTTTGTActcccaaaacaaacaaatatttattcaacCAAACTGTATTAGGGATGGCTGGGAGGGTGATGCCTCGTGATGAGACGAGGATATTCTGCTCCCGGCTTACATATGTGATATCATCAGTTCACTGGTAAAAGGTGATCATCCTTCATTTGTCAGCTGAAGAAACATGCATTGGATTTGAGCTGCAGTGGAATGCCAGAACTGAACCTctcaaacacagaaacagtTCAGATTCATGCACAAACTTTGTGGCACTGGTCTCTCTTTTTTCAAATGTATGTAcgcttatttaaaaaaaaaaaacgtttttgATTATTGATCTAAAATAGACCTGTATGTGACTCGTTTCCAAAGCAGAATCATACAAAATGCATTGTTGAATACTTGGCCAACAGTCTGATCTTAGAAAGTGCTAGCTTTGcagaaataacagctttttCATCTGACCCCTTTTTCTCCCCGCCCgtcattttgattttaaaaagaatttgtttACAGAGAACTGCCATGTAAGTTGACAGTGAAACTGAACACCCGCTTAAATATCTTAAAACGTACTCATGGTTCAGTGTCCTTAAGTCTGAAACTTAGTTTGGCTCCTGCAGTTTTATTGGTCAGGTTTTTTTACAGAGTTCTGTAAGATATTGAACATATGAATGTGTTGTGTAAATACAGTTTGAGACAATAAAATCAGTACTTTTCTGAgcaaagtttccttttttttttttcttttgatgattTCTTGGTACAGAATTCAGTTTAACACAAAGCGTCTCGAGCATAAAACTACTATTTGTGAGAACAATTCTGCTGTCCTAATTTACCAAAACCAGCAGCCAACCCGAAGATACTAAATCAGATTGAGTGTCATTGGTTTGTTTAACCAAAGCGTAATAATTTTCTCTGCCTAGTTCAGTGCAGTTGTCCGAGCACAGTAATTGCCTTTGGCTTACCTGCTGCGTGCCGAGGCTGTGCTAGTTAAGAGAGCTCAGCTGTTGAGAAGTTAACTGGCAGGCTCCCTGTCCTAGAGAAAAGAGGGGGAGCCTGGTTTAGGGAATGGGTGTGGGCTGTgttctgtttcccttttttataagggaaggagaagaaacgAAACCTCTGCTGGATAACAAATTATTCAAGGCTTAATCTGCCCTCTCAGTTATAAGGGAATAATTAGGGATTGATTCCATCTGCACGTTGCAACATGCTGGAAAGCGGTAGGGTGGTAGGGGGGGGAAGCGTCTGTGAAAGGTCAGATACAAGCTCTTTGCTTGAGTTATTTGAAGTAAATTGTTTATGGAAATCATTCTTTCGGGattattttactttctcatGAAGCTGTTGCCATCAGTGATGTTGCCTGCTTTGCAGTGAAGGGGAACAAGGAGCGCAAGGTAAGGAGTAATTCAGGGTGTACTTACTGGGCCTTTTTTAGTTGTTAAACAATGTTTCTGTGTGCTACTTCTGATTTTCCTGTTGCAGAATGCAcaataaataagcaaacaaactgaataaaattaaaaaaaataaacttcagttCTTTTCTTACAGGAATCGAAGTTTAGAGTGACTGACTTACTGCCATAGTAAACTATTTTATGTCACAAAAGTGACTCAGGATGCCCATGACCAAGGAAATGAGACCCAGGGATAGATTgacaaagcttttttaaaattgagTCATGAGACCCCTGCTCCTTGAAGGAGACACCCCCCGTGAAAATTTGCAGTAACTTCCACACACCTTGCAGCAGAGCGCGGGGCAAACACCTCCTACCACGTTACTGCGCggctcctggtgctgcagatccctgcccttcccctgccaAGCAGAGCTCCCGGCGGCGCAGGGCAGGTGCCCGGACTCGGGCTGGCTCCAGCCTCTGTTGATGCCTCCCCGAGGCCTCGCTCTTCTCCAGGGCTGGTTATCTCAGAACAGGCTTTGGGGTGTTTTTGTCACATAATCCGTTTGTTGCTCCCAGTACAGCCTGTGAAAGCGCTCAGGCGGTGTTTACAGCGCTCTGAGGAGGCGAAGCATTGGGTGCCCAACTTCTTGGTGGACCGGTTAACCCTTTCCTCGCATCTATAAGCTTTAAATATACCTGTACTTAATTCCGTGTGTTTTCTCCTCCTATTTCCTGCTGAGTggaactttttttccttgtttggcACAGGCAATGTGTAGCCAGTGCTGAGGACTAAATGTGGTTATGTCTCAGAGGTCCCCAGCCTGTTTCCGCATTCCTTAGTTAGCCCCAACCACccctaaaaaaacaaacacaagccaTACCCAACCACCCCACAAATGCCCTAATTTAACTCTTTGCAGTCTTTACCTGACTCTAAAAGAATCATCTCTCTGGGAAGCGTTCTCCTACCCCCAGTTTGTGCCATTTACCTGTATAGAGCTTAAACGTCACTCTTGTTTAATTGCAGCATGCAATTAGTAAGTCTCTGATACTGTAAAGGAGATGCAAGTTCCTTTGCCCCTGTTTTTAGAGCATCAGCCTACTTTGTGTAGCCTCACCTCACTAAGTTTACGTAATTTGTGCCATAAGTGGCAGAAGTTGTGCTGGGATCTTGGAGTcaaaacaaagatattaaaactAATTAAACGCTACCCAACCTCCTCCTTTAAAGAGGACTGTTAGCCTACAACTGTAAGGCTTCAAGTGGTTTAGCTTAAATCAAGAAAATCAAGTTCAGTCTGTGCTGTGGCTGCCAATAAAGGcagattattttcatttgcaaacgCAGAGCAGTGCGGCTTCAACTAGCAGGGGCTCGCACAGCAGGAGGGGAGGCACTGCCTTCcctgttcctcctgctgctgggagagggTGCGGGGCGAGACCCTCTTTTCAGCCTTGCCCCTGTTCCCAGGGGGTGACTGCCCTTTCCTTAGAGATTTGTAgccttagagaaaaaaatgcaagtgagaaaagggagaaaagtgaGCTCAGGACGCAGATAAATCAAGAGCCTAAGGGGAGCTCGGCCCAGGCAGCACGTGCAGGGGCTCTGTGGCCGAAAACGGGCTCTGCCTGAGCCCTTGCTGGCTGTGACCAGAGCAGCTTTGCAaaagcaccccccccccacccggcTAGGGTCCTGCTTCTGGCCTGATAGCACGCCTTCCTTCCACCGCACGCCTCGCCCACTCTGTTTTAAAGTGGGGTCACTTAGGAgctcattttctgtaatttttttttcccctctcatgCTTGTGCTGGCAGAGGTGTTTGTGTCTGGGTGGCACCAGGAACTGCACTCAGGTCGGGCTTGAcctggcaccacacagctgtGTTGTTTCGTGCCGCCAGGTGCAAAGCAGTAAAAAGGAGAGCCGATGACAGTGGGCTAGCCACAGAAAGGAAGGGTGCTGGGGACTAGGTCGGAAAAACAGCggggaaatgaaaaacaaaagtgagGAATGtgaaaaagccaaacaaagccAGGCGTGACTCAGCAGGTACGTTTCAAAATAAAAGACGTTTCTAAGTAAAGAGCAGAAACTTACTCGAAAGGAAATGCAACTGAAGGAAACATCCAGCAAACCTATTAATAAAGgagatttctgttttgtgtcaAAAAAGGAAGATAACTAGAAAGTTGCTTGAATGAAAGGGAACGGGAATCATTCCAGCTTCCCAGGGCTCATACTGCTTTCACGCAAGCTGGGCCTCCGGTGATGGTACTACAGGCTCCTGTCTCATATGTGTGGGTTcggttgttgtttttttcttttctaaaatcaCATGCAAGAGCtgtctcatttttttgttgtttgttttttccctctgaaggTGCCATTAAGTTGCCTCCCCCACCTCAATACATTCTAGAAATCCTCATCCAGCGGTTGAAAGTAAACACATGCAAAAGAATGACTGAGTCAAAGCAGGATCAGGGACGTTGCAGCCTTGGATTCCACAGGGTCCGGGTGGAATTCTGGCTTGAGTCGATGTCGGAAAAACAAGAGGCTGGCTCACTAAGCGAACACTCAGTTATTCAGGATCTCCGAGATCCCTggcatttttaaagtattaacttaaaaaagaaataatttattaataatacCAGAATGTATGGCTGGGACCCAGTAATGAATTCTGTGTTACAATGAAACAGAAGTTCCAGAAGCTAAGAGATGGCTGCTCCTACTTCACCCGAAGAAGCTAGGCGGGTGCTTGTACTTGTCCTTGATGAAAACTTGGTTATTTCCAGCAGTGTATGGAACAAAATTGAGCCGACAGCTTCAGCTTACATGACGAACAGTTACACGGCCCAGACCCTTTATAAAATACAGTCTTATTCCCTGAATCCCAGACTAACCAAAGATCGTCTTTTTAGGATCTTTGGAAATTATGCTTGTAAAGTGCCTTTTTAAGTATTGAGCAACGCCATTGCTTAGCAAGTGCTTcagaaggcaagaagaaaaagagcaaagagtTCCTGAAACACACGAAGTTTGGATTTCCGCAgggtttttcctttgtttgcttgttttgttgcCTAGAAACTGACCTAAGACACTCCGTGTAgacagagtgttctctggcgGAGGCTCTCTAATGGAGAAGGGCTGTTTAATTGATACGACCAGAAGCACAAAGTGCGCGTGAAGGGTGGATACCCAACGGTCCTTCTGTCAAGGCAAGTCAGCTGGGCAAGACAGAGACCTTCTGGTTTCAGCTGTCGTGTAAGCAGATTAGCTGCTGTTCACCTTCCATTTTGCCAGCTGTTTTGAATATGGTGGATAAACACTTTTATCTGTACTTTAACCTCAGCCTACCCAGTGATTTGAACGAGTTCTGGTTACGAGATGTCCACAGCACCCCTAGGGGTGGTGAACTAAAGCCAGGTAGGGCGACGCAGCAGCACGCAGCCAGTGCCTCCTCTCCCACTGCCTTCCCTGGAGTTCCCTGGAGTATCTGACTTTCAGCTATGGGGCACGGTGGAGTGGAGACAGGTGCCAGAAACACCATCAACCGCTGCCAGTTTACACCCCGCGGGTCCTTAGAGCACATACCACAAATGGGCAGATTTCATATATGGCATCTACAATTACTCAGCAACAAGCGATGAAGCCACACAGCTTAGCTCCAGCCTGCAGCTCGCTGGGTATTTCTACAGCATTGACTGCCCAGAACACTTTTGCTTGAGGATACTAAtcttttttattccatttttagAGAATTGGAGTCAAATGTCATCATTAATACTTACTgtacagaaacattaaaaactttttcttctttttattatcaGTAAATTTTTGTTCCTGGCAGTTCAGTATTGTGCATTCAGTACAGAATGAATACTTCAAACCCACAAGATTTTCTTACTCAAAATTGGAAGAAAATAGTGCAGCTCCATTTTGTAGATATTCATGcgtattttacttcttttcttgTACACCTTTATGGAAGACgaatttgtttggaaaaaaaaaaaagatcccaaACTAGCAATCTCTGTGTTCAGACTCCTAGGCCGAAGTCTTAACCGAATGCCTTACGTTTGTCTCATGAACAGAAATAGCCTGATTTTCACAAACACTGAATGTCCTCAGTTCCCAGTGACCTCAATGGGCTCTGAAGAGCACCACTAGCATCTGAGACTcatgttccctttttttttttgaagcctAGATACAGATTTATAAGCCTAATTATTACAAATCCAGATGCGAGAATTTGGCCTCGAAAATAGCATACCTAATTTCTTTATTCattgatttcttcttcctcatcttcaAACGCTTCTTCTCCATCATTTGCTGTAGCTTCTTGGTACTGCTGATACTCTGACACCAGATCATTCATGTTGCTTTCTGCTTCCGTGAATTCCATTTCATCCATTCCTTCTCCCGTGAACCAGTGGAGGAAGGCCTTTCTCCTGAACATGGCTGAAAACTGCTCCGAGATCCTTTTGAAGAGCTCTTGAATAGCAGTACTGTTGCCGATGAATGTGGAAGCCATCTTGAGGCCACGAGGCGGTATGTCGCACACTGCCACCTTGACGTTGTTTGGGATCCACTCCACAAAGTAGCTGCTGTTCTTGTTCTGGATGGCCAGCATCTGCTCGTCAACCTCCTTCATCGACATGGGACCACGGAAGACGGTAGCCACCGTCAAATATCTCCCATGCCTTGGGTCACAGGCTGCCATCATATTTTTGGCGTCGAACATCTGCTGGGTGAGCTCTGGAACGGTGAGCGCTCGGTATTGCTGGCTGCCTCGGGCTGTCAACGGAGCGAAGCCTGGCATGAAAAAGTGAAGGCGCGGGAATGGGACCATGTTTACTGCCAGCTTCCGGAGGTCAGCGTTGAGTTGGCCAGGGAAACGCAGGGATGTGGTTACCCCGCTCATGGTAGCGGAAACCAAGTGGTTTAAATCACCGTACGTTGGAGTGGTGAGCTTCAGCGTGCGGAAGCAAATGTCATACAGAGCTTCATTGTCAATGCAGTAGGTTTCATCCGTATTTTCAACCAGCTGGTGGACCGAGAGCGTAGCGTTATAAGGCTCCACCACGGTATCAGAGACCTTCGGGGAGGGCATGACGCTGAAGGTATTCATTATCCTGTCAGGATATTCCTCTCGTATCTTACTGATGAGCAGGGTTCCCATGCCAGACCCTGTCCCTCCTCCCAGGGAATGAGTGAGCTGAAATCCTTGCAAGCAATCGCAGTGTTCACACTCCTTTCTTACTACATCAAGTACGGAATCAACCAGCTCTGCCCCTTCTGTATAGTGTCCTTTGGCCCAGTTGTTTCCTGCACCAGTTTGTCCTGAAACAATAAACAATAgggaaaaaattatatataaagtTATTGGTAGGGTTTGGCATTTGGACACCAAATAGATTCACATcacatctgttaaaaaaaaaaaaaaagctgctataAATCTGTCGGGTAGGTAACTGGGCTCTTCAGTTTTGCCTACAAATGTTTTCAGCAGTATCCACAAGCTTTTTAACACGGTCTCCTTTTGCCTCAAATCCCCCTTAGTTTTCATTTATGCCTCTGGGCGGCTTTCTGGTTTTTTCGTATTTAACTTTCCATAAATGCAAAGA is from Anser cygnoides isolate HZ-2024a breed goose chromosome 2, Taihu_goose_T2T_genome, whole genome shotgun sequence and encodes:
- the TUBB6 gene encoding tubulin beta-6 chain, with product MREIVHIQAGQCGNQIGTKFWEVISDEHGIDPAGGYVGDSALQLERINVYYNESSSQKFVPRAVLVDLEPGTMDSVRSGPFGQLFRPDNFIFGQTGAGNNWAKGHYTEGAELVDSVLDVVRKECEHCDCLQGFQLTHSLGGGTGSGMGTLLISKIREEYPDRIMNTFSVMPSPKVSDTVVEPYNATLSVHQLVENTDETYCIDNEALYDICFRTLKLTTPTYGDLNHLVSATMSGVTTSLRFPGQLNADLRKLAVNMVPFPRLHFFMPGFAPLTARGSQQYRALTVPELTQQMFDAKNMMAACDPRHGRYLTVATVFRGPMSMKEVDEQMLAIQNKNSSYFVEWIPNNVKVAVCDIPPRGLKMASTFIGNSTAIQELFKRISEQFSAMFRRKAFLHWFTGEGMDEMEFTEAESNMNDLVSEYQQYQEATANDGEEAFEDEEEEINE